The Oceanidesulfovibrio indonesiensis genomic sequence ACCAGGGGATCAGCGAGGCGTTCTCCACCGGGTCCCAGGCCCAGTAGCCGCCCCAGCCGAGTTCCATGTAGGACCACCAGCCACCGAGAATGATGCCTGCCGTGAGGAAAAGCCAGGCAACGAGGGAAGCGTTGCGCGCAGCCGCGACCCACGAGAGTTCGCCGCTCTGGCGACCCGCGATCCGCTGCGCCAGGCCGAGGCAGCCGGGAATGCAGAATCCGGCGTAGCCCAGGAAAAGCAACGGCGGATGAAAAATCATGCCCGGGTGCTGCAGCAGGGGGTTGAGGCCGCGGCCGTCACCAGGCGCAGGGGTCAGGGTGATGAACGGGTTGGACCAGCAGGTGAGCAGCAACAGGAAGAAGCCTTCGACGAGCAGGAAGAGCATCCAGTACCATTGCCGGGTTGGCGCGGCGAGGCGTTTGTAGCCGGGGGCGAGGAGGAAGGCCGCGCCGAAGAGCGCCGTGACCCAGGCCCAGAAAAGCAGCGAACCTGCCTGGCCGGCCCAGAATGCCGTCATTCTGTAGAACAGGTGCAGGAAGTTGTCCGAGTAGTCGGCCACGTAGGCCAGCGAATAATCCTTGCGCATGAACGCGATGAACAGGATGATCGACGCTACGGTGAGGAGCGCGGTAACGACGACTTGAGCCCGCTCCAGCCACACGTTCCGGGCAGAGCGGTTCTGCCATGCGTTCCAGGCGGCGTAGGCGGTTCCGGCAATTGCGGCGAACATGGCCGCAAGAAGACAGAAGTAGGCAAAGAGATACATGATGGATGGCTCCGCTGAAGTTGGAGGCGCGGACTATAGAACGATTGGCGTGCAAAGAAAAGACCCCCGTGGAATGGGGGTACTTTTCATGCGTGCTGTCGGACGCCTTGCGCAAAACCCTGGTGCGATCGCCGGGGCTATGTGTCGCGGTTCTCTTTTTCGTATTTGGAAGGGCACTTCGTCATCAGCGTTTTGGCGCCAAAGACGTGGTCGGCGACGTTCATGCGGCCTTCCACGATGACTTCCGCGCCGGCCTTGAAGGTGTCCGGCACGGCGCCGTGGTACAGGACCCGAATCGTCTGCCCCGGATTGTCCGTGTCTTCCAGGATGAACGCCACGCCCGGTTTGCCCTGGGACATCTGTATGTCAGCGGGGTGGACCGTGCCGAACAACCTGGCCGAGGTGAGCTTTTCAGGTTCCATGGCCAGCGCTTCGGAAACGTTGAGGAAATATGAACTGTCCTCGGAAAGGCCGGTGAACACCAGGAAGCCAAGTCCGCCGAGCAGAAGCAGGGCCAGGGCGAGGTATACGGGGGTGTTGGATTTTCTTTCGCTCATGAACGCCTCTGAAAAAAGTCGTGAAAGGGAACGAGCCGTTTGAAGTACGGTAGATTTGAAGAATGTAATAACAAGGCCGGTCACGTCAACCTTTATCGCGCGATCCACGGCCCAGACCAGGCAGGCGACGGAATCGCGGCTCTGGGGTTTCTTTCCTGGGAGCAGCCTCCGTGGCCAACTGCTGGCGTTGCAGGCGCGCCAGCTCGCGCAGGTCCTCCACCTGGTCGGTCTCGTCCACTATTTCTTTGCCCAGCATCTCCTCGAGCACGTCCTCCAGGGTGACCACGCCGTCCACCCCGCCGTACTCGTCCAGCACCACGAAGAGGTGGAGCCGGGATTCAAGAAAACGCAACAGCAGGCGGTCCAGGGTGAGGGAGGACAACACGAAACGCACGGGCCGCATGAGCATGTCCAGGGTGATGTCGTCCTGCTGGTTGGCCAGCGCATTGAGCACGGAGCGGCGGTACACGATGCCCACGACTTCCTCGGGGTCGTCGTTTTCGTACACGGGAATGCGGCTGTGGTTCCAGAATTTGGGCATGTTCCGCGCCTGCGCCGCCGTGGTGGAAGTCGGCAGGGAAAATACCACGGTGCGCGGCGTCATGATGTCGCCCACCACCTTGGTGTCCAGGCTCAGGATGTTGCGGATGGTGGATTCCTCGAACGCTTTGAGGATGCCGGCCTTGCGCGTCAGGCTCACGATGGCCATGATGTCGTTTTCGGTGGTGGCCGTTGCCGAGGCGCTGGGGCGGCGTATCAACCGGGTGATTGTTCCGGTAGTCCAGATCAGCGGTTTCAGAGCGAGAACCATGTACTTGAGCGGCTTGGCCATGACCGGCGCAATCTGCTTGGCGTAGGCCACGCCTATTGTCTTGGGCACGATCTCCGAACAGATGAGGATGGAGAGGGTGAAGAACGCCGCGAAAATCCCTGTATACGCATCGCCAAAATAGTTCACCGCCGCGGCGCCGGCTATGGAGGCGCCGGCCGTGTTCGCCACCGTGTTCAATATGAGAATTGCCGAGATGGGCTTCTCGATGTCGTTGCGCAGGTCCTGGAGTATGCGGCCGGAGTTGCGGCCGCCGGCGCGCAGATGCTCGACGTGGCTCACGGGCACGGAGTACAACGCGGCCTCCATGATTGAGCACAAACCCGATATGATGATGGCCAGACCGGCCGAGAGGATGAGAGCGAACATGATTATCCGTTGGCGTGGCGGGGCAACGGGCGAGGGGAGGCAAGGAAGATTCTTCGTCGGGGTTTTTCCAGAACGTCCATCTCGGCATACTAACGGACATGATATGTGAAAATCAATCCTGGAATGCGGCCTGCGGCGTGAATTCTTGCCAGAGAACGGAGCGCATGGAATATTACGCAGAGCAAAAGGTTTCAATCATTCTGCTCTCGCGACGTTTGCCGCGTGTGCGCACTTTCTGCGTGGCCGTTCTTGTAACTTCGAACAACAAACTGTTTAACATTTAATGCTCACGGTAATATCAAGCCGAAACGAGTTCACCATAAACGAAAAAGCCAGCAAATGAGACACCTGTATTTCGACTATAACGCCACTACGCTCACGCATCCTGAAGTGCGCGACATGATGCTGCCGTATTTTTCCGAGAAATTTGGCAATCCAGGCTGCTCCCACCTGCCCGGCATGTTCGCCAGGGAAGCCGTGGCCGAGGCCCGCGCCAACGTTGCGGCTCTGCTGAACGTGGAACCGGAATTCGTTATCTTCACCTCCGGCGCCACCGAGGCGAACAATCTCGCCATACTCGGCACGGCAGGTCCGTTCGCGCCGGAGGACCGGCCCAGGCGCATCGCCCTGAGCGCAGTGGAGCACCCGGCGGTGTTCGCCCCCGCGACAGCCCTGGAACGGCTGGGAGTTAAAAAATTCGTCATACCGGTGGATTCACAGGGCGTGCTCGATCTTGCGTCCCTGGAGCGCGTCTGCGCGACGGGCGGGCCCGGGCTGCTCGCCGTGATGCTCGCGAACAACGAGACTGGCACGCTTAACCCGGTGCAGGAAGCAGCGGCCATTGCGAAAGAGTACGGCTGGTTCGTCCATTGCGATGCGGCACAGGCCGTGGGCAAGATCCCAGTGGATGTCCGGGATCTCGGCGTGGACTATCTCTCCGTGGCGGGGCACAAGTGCTACGCGCCCAAGGGGGTGGGGGCGCTTATCGTGGCCAGCGACGAGGCGCGCCGCCGCATCCAGCCTGTCACCTTCGGCGGCGGCCAGGAAGGCGGCCTTCGCCCCGGCACGGAGAACGTTCCCTACATGGTCGCGCTGGGCGCGGCCGCGGAACTCGCCGGCCGCGACGTGGCCGCGGAAGCAGCCCGACAGAAGGCGCTGGGCCTGCGGTTCCTGGCAGGGCTGGACGACATTGGCCGCGCGTTCATGCTCTTCGGCAGGCCTATGCATCACGACGCCCGGCTGCCACAGACCGCCAACGTGGGGTTCGAGGGGGCCGCGGCGGGAGATATCCTCTCCGGCCTCGTGGCGCGGGATGTGGCCGTGTCCGGCGGAGCGGCCTGTCATGCAGGTCAGGTGCGTGTATCCGCCACGCTGCAGGCCATGAACGCGCCGGAACGCTACGCCGCCGGGGCAATCCGGTTTTCCTGGGGCCGGTTCACGCAGGAGGCGGACATCGACGAATTGCTGGAACGGCTGGAAGAGACGCTGGGCGAGCTGGGGTGATTGAAATTATACGCTGCGTCTTTCCCGTCACGAAAAAAGCCGGTCCTCCGCGAAGGAAGACCGGCTTTTTGTCCAGAATTTCAGACTCCGGTGTGTGAATCCTGAATTCTACAGATCCTTGGAGATCATCTTGAGCAGGCGCAGCAGCTGGTTGGTGAAACCGGCTTCGTTGTCGTACCAGATGATGAGCTTGCAGAGCCGCTTGTCGATGACGTTGGTGGTGAGCGCGTCCACCACGCCGCCGTAGATGGAGCCCATGTAGTCCACGCTGACGAGCGGTTCCTCTGAGTAGCCCAGATTACCCTGCATGGGGCCTTCGCTGGCCGCCTTGAGCGCTGCATTCACCTCCTCGGCGGTCACGTCCTTGGCGAGCTCGCAGGTGAGGTCCACCAGGGAGACGTTGGGCGTGGGCACGCGGATGGCCATGCCGTCCAGCTTCCCGGACAGCGAGGGGATGACCTCGGTGACGGCCTTGGCGGCGCCGGTGGTGGTCGGAATCATGGAGACCGCGGCGGCGCGGGCGCGGCGCAGGTCCTTGTGCGAGCCGTCCAGGATGCGCTGGCTCATGGTGTAGGAGTGCACCGTGGTCATCAGGCCGTGGACGATGCCGAACTCGTCGTCGAGCACCTTGGCCACGGGGGCGAGGCAGTTGGTGGTGCAGGAGGCGTTGGAGATGACGTGGTGCTTTGCCGGGTCGTAGTCGCTGTGGTTCACGCCCATGACGATGGAGATATCAACGTCCTTGCCCGGCGCGCTGATGACGGACTTTTTGGCTCCGCCTTCAAGGTGCTGGGCAAGGCCCTCGCGGTCTTTCACCTTGCCGGTTGTTTCCACCACGATGTCCACGCCGTAGGGCGTCCAGTCATACTCGCCCATGGGCTGGCGGCTCACGGCGATATCTCTGCCGTTCACCACGAGGCCCTTGTCGTTGTGCGAGACGCCCGGAAAACGGCCATGGCAGGAATCGTACGCCAGAAGATGGGCCAGGCTCGCGTTGTCCGAGCGGGCGTTGATGACGGCGAGTTCGATTCCCGGCTCGTCCGCGAGCAGGCGGGTGAGGTAGCGGCCAATGCGGCCGAAGCCGTTCATTCCGAGTTTTACGCTCATTCTATGACTCCCTTAGAGATTGAGTGGAACGTTCCATGAGTCGCGCGGCGCCCTGGGCGGCGGTGAGTCGCGCAGCCTCGGCAACCAGCTGGGGCGTGGGTGCTCCGTCCGCTTCGAATATCACGAGGCACACTCCGGTGCGCACGGCGGCGCGAATGGGGTGTTCTCTGCCGGGAAAAAACGTGGCCTCTGCCGGTTCGCCAGGGGCGAGGGCGTCCGCGTCGGGCCGCAGGGCCAGGGGGATGTTGGGCAGCAGCGACGTTGCGCGAACCAGGTCCCCCAGCTCGGGCATATGGCCGGGTTCGAAGGCGAAGATGTCGCCGGCAGTCGCACTCGACTGGGCGAGACAGTCCAGCGGGGAGCCGCGCAGGGCGTGCATGCCGGCGTCACGAATCGCACCCGCGTCAGCATCCATGGCTGCGCACAGGGCGAAGCCGGCCGTAGAGGCCTGCGGGATCAGCGATGAATCGTCCAGCCCCTGCAGGGCCAGGGCGAAGGCGAAATCCTCGCCATAGGCGGCGCGGGCAGAATTCGCGAGGGTCGTGCAGACGTCCTTCCAGCTGGAGGCCGGGAAGTCGGATGCGTTCAGAACAAGCACCAGGGGCGCTCCTTCCGAGGCCGCAGCCTCGATGCCCGAGAGGCCGTGCTCCATGCTGCGGATGACAAATGCGGGCGCGGCATATCCCGCGGTATAGGCGTCTTGCAGAATCGCGGCGAGGGTCGTGGTGGATTCCGTCATGATCGTGTGTTCGCAATGGACTCGCGCGTGGCCATGCGCCCCGAAACAAGGCAGGGACGCGGGCGCACGATCGACTTTCCTTGTTTAGGGCAGGTTTCGGGGAGTGTCAATGAACCGCTCCTTGCCGGGGATCGGCGATTACCTTGTTATCCTGAGCGCCTTCACCAGCCGGACCAGCAGTTCCGGCGCTTCATTGAGGTCCGATTGTTCCAGGAACCGCCGACGCTGGGCGAAGCGGTCCTCCAGCGTGGTCAGGTATGCTTCGCGGGCGTCCACGGAGTCCGGGTCGTATGTTTCGGCGAATCCGGGCAGCACCGCGTTCACCGTCTCGGCCGTGGGAATCTGCGCTCCGGGCAGAAGATCCCAGTCGCGCCATTCCAGCTTGTCCAGAAGTATGGACGTCTGGAGGGTGAGCGAGGTCTTCAGCGGAATGGGGTTGAGGTCGGAATCGGAATGCTTCCAGAATCCCACGGAGTTGAAGCAGTAGCACTGCGCGCCATGATCCATGACGCCGAGAAACGCCTCCACGTCCTTCCATAAAGGGTACACGCGGAAGGGATTGGCAAAGGGAATGAAGACGAGCTTCTTGAGCTCTTCTTCGGAGACGTTCTCTGCGAGGTTGCGGCGGGTCATCAGGCTGGCGCCCATGGCCACGGCGAGTTCGCCGTTGGAAAAACGCAGGATGGGCGGCAGGGTGGTGTCCTTGGTGAGCCAGCAGACCAGATCCGGAAAGCGGCAGCGGTTCACGTAGTCGCCCAGCAGGTCGCGGTCGAAAAGGGCGCGGCCGTTGGGGTTGCGCAGATCCTGGCCCATGGGCAGGACCTTGCCGTCCGCGTTGATGAGGCCGTGGTTCATGATCGAGATGCAGTAATCCCACTCCGGATGCCCCAGGGGGCGGGAGTCGGTCTTGTCGAACAAAGTGGGCTCCCAGACACGGCAGACTTTCTCCTCGCTGTCTATCTGGAAGGCGTCGTCGTGCAGAACCACCTTGCTGCTCCCGGCGGGCAGGGTGCCGGCATTGTCCACGGCGTTGGTGTGCGAACTCTTGCCCGTTCCGGAAAGGCCGAAGAAAGCGATGGAGCGCTTGCCGATGTTCTTGGGCGCGTCGTCGCATTCGGAGAAGTCGAACTCCTTGATGCCGCCGTGGCAGGCAGCCCAGCCCAAGCGCATGCCGGATGTCCATGCCAGGGTGAGGGTGCCTTTCTTGCGCTCCCCGAAGTAGCGCATGCCGAAGTTGAACATGACGTTGGCGTCTTCATCCACCAGGGCCAGCTGGGAGCCGCCTTCGTCGTGGTAGTACGGGTCCCGGACTGTCCAGTGGTTGTCGCCCACCACGATGATGTCCGGCACGGGCAGCACCGTGCTGGCTTCGTACTGCTCGGCCAGTTCCTCGTACGGGGTGAAGTTCACCAGCCAGTTGAAGACGTTCATGGCGTCGTCTTCCGCCGCCACTATGGTGGCCTTGATCATCATGTCGGGGTCCAGGCCGACTACGGCGTGGGCCTTGATGAGAGGGCGCTCCCGCAGAGCCATGAACGCTTCGCGCACGTCGCCCAGCACTTTGCGACGTTCGGCGGCGGGCATGCGGTTGTAGAAACGCCGGGCCTGGGCTGTACGGCCCACGATGCGACCGTGAACGTTGTTCAGCACGGTGGCGCCTTCGGGCAGGCCGAGCCGGCTGGCGGCGGGCGGGTATATGGGCAGGTCGGTTTGGATGACGTCGGTCTGGCGCCGGGCCAGCTCGTACGCCTCGGCAGCGGAGACCGTGCGCACGCGCGGATCGCATATCAGCGTTTCCGCCATCGCGCGGGTCGGGGGGATGCTCTTCAGATCGTCCTTGTAAAACTCGTACGTCGATTTGCTTGCCATGATGTATAGGCTCCCTCGGGCTGTTTGGGGGGCCATATCGCGTATGACGCTGAAAGGCCAGTGTGCATTTCATGCATTTCCCGCCCCCTTTTCGCGCGGCCTGCTCGATGATACGATCAAAAGCATGAAACGCCCCACCGATCTCCTTTTCTTCGACTGGCAGGACGAACATACTGAACAGCCAGGATTTTCAGGAAAAATGCAGCCTGGGGAGCCGCCTGCGCATGCGGGCCACGGCTCAGCCTGCCGTCCTGGGGGGGCCTTGGAGCACGGCCGGGCCATGGCAGGGCTGGCCGCCTCGCTCAAGGAACGCAACAAACGCGCCCGCCAGACCGGCGGCGCCAGGGAGCAGAAAGCCAGGGCCAAGAGCCGCACAACGCTGTCCAAGGCGCTCGGCAGGATTTTCGATGCGCAGGCAGACCCGGGACAGGACGAGGTTGTTGTCGTGAGCCGGCCAGCGAAAAAGGGTGGGGACGACCGCTAGCCGGATCCCTGCGGTGGTGCTCCGCGTTTTTCCAGTTCTTCCAGCAGAATACGCTCCGCTGCCTTGCAAACATCCGGCAGCGGCTGCATGGCGTCCACTATTCGGTAGCGGTCCTTGTTGATGGCGGCCCAGGTGAGGTAGCCCTCGCGCACGCGGCTGTGGAACTCCAGCGACTCGGCCTCGAACCGGCCTTCGGACGCCGTCTTCTGTTCAGCCACGTTGCGAGTGAAGGCGCGCTTCAGCCCCACTTCCGGGTCCAGATCGAAGAGCAGTGTCAGGTCCGGCCACAGTCCGCGAACCGCCATATCGTTGAACTCGTGCAGCTTCTTCGGGTCCAGGCCGCGGCCGTAGCCTTGATACACAACGGTGGAGTCGGCGAAGCGGTCGCAGAGCACCACGAGATCGTCCTCCAGCGCCGGGCGGATCACGTGGTGGATGTGCTGGGCGCGGTCGGCCAGGTACAGGAACAGCTCGGCCTCGCTCGTGAGATCGGTGGATGAGATGTCCAGCAGGATCTGGCGCAGGGTGCGGCCAAGGCGGGAGCCGCCGGGTTCGCGCGTGGTGGTCACTCCGAATCCTTTGTTCATCAGCACCTCGGCCAGATGCACGATGACCGACGACTTGCCCGACCCCTCTATCCCTTCAAAGGTAATGAACATTGGTTTTCCTTGTTCGTCTTTTCCCGGTTCACGGGGATGGAGGCGCCCGGCGTGGGCCGGGCCTTGAAGAGAAAACGGTCCAGACCGCGCTGGAAGGCGGACCAGCCCGTGACCTCGGCTGGCGACTCGTCACCGTTTTCAGGCTGCGGCGCCGCCTCTTCCAGGGGAGCGAGGGCGTTCGCCACCTGGTTCATCTTGGCGTCCATGTTGTCCGCATAGTGCAGGGCGAAAGCTTCGGCCGTCTTGGGCCGCTTGGGAGAACCGTACTCGTACTCCCCGTGGTGCGACAGGATGATGTGCTTGAGGTGCAGGACGAGGTGGTCCGGAAGGCCGGAATCCGCCAGGAAGGGCGCTATCCTTTCCAGGCCGATCTGGATATGGCCCATGAGCCGGCCGGCGTCGGTGTAGTCGTTGGCGAGGCCGCCGGAGAGCTCCCACGCCTTGCCCAGATCGTGCAGGATTGCCGCGGCGAAAAGTATCTCGCGGTCCAGGTGGGGGTACTGGTCGGCGAATTTAACGCACAATCCGCACACGGAAAGCGTGTGCTCCAGCAGGCCGCCGAGGTAGGCGTGGTGCATGGCCTTGGCCCCAGGGGAGTACATGAAGCGGTGGCGGATCTCCGGATCGTTCAGGATTTTTTTCATCAGCCGGCGCCACGGCGGGTAGTGGAGGTTCTGGCGGCACAGCTCCTCCAGCTTGTGCATCATGTCCTCAGGTTTCTGCGGTGCCGAGGGCATGAACTCCGAAAAATCCACACGCAGTGCGATCTCGCCTTCGGCAGTCTGCTCGGGCAGGTCGTCCTCGCCGAGTACCGCTTCGACAAACGTAAGGCGATCCAGAGAAAGCTGGACCGAATCCCGGTACGTGCCGGCGCGCGCCTCCACAAGCACGAGGCGGCCGGGATCTATGGATGGGAACTGCTGGCTCAGCGGGCTCCATATCTTGGCTTCCACCGTGCCGGTGGCGTCCATGAGATGCAGGGTCCAGAACGGTCCGTTCTTCGCCGTGCCGCTGCGGGCGGAGGCGATGGCAAAGACATCGGTCACGGCGTCGCCGGATTGCAGGTCCCGGACGAATTGCCGTTTGGTATGAGTGGGGACAGGCTCCCCCTTCCGAGAAGCTTCCATGAGTCGGGGCGTCACTCCGATGAAACGTATGGGTCGTATTTCTAGGGGCGCGAAGACGTTTGTTTCGTGCTCCCGCGGCATGCGCCGCATGGCCCGCCGCTGGCGTGGCCGTCCTGTATGACCGGGTGGACGAAAACCCAGGAATCGACAGCTCCCGGTCAAAACAAAAGGCGGAATGTTGCTGGAGGCGGTGGGATCGTATACCCTTTCCGCTCGTGTCGCATTCCGCAGTCCGAGCAGGCGCCAAGGTGACCCCATCGGGCTGTTCTGTCAATCCACCAGCCATTTTCCGGAGCCCATTCGCATGCGCATATTGTTGACCAACGACGACGGCATCCAGGCGCACGGCCTGCGCGTTCTGTACAAGGCGTTCAGGGAAGCCGGACACGATGTCCATTGCGTGGCGCCCGTCACGGAGCAATCCGCCGTGGGACACGCCGTGACCATCGCACTGCCCTTGCGCGTCAAGGAGTTCAAGGAAAACGGCTTCCGCGGCCACGGGGTATACGGCACGCCCGTGGACTGCGTGAAGCTCGCGCTCTCGGCCCTTCTGTACGAGAAGCCGGACCTCGTGGTCTCGGGCATCAACGCCGGGGCCAACGTGGGCGTGGATCTTCTGTACTCGGGCACGGTCTCGGCCGCCACGGAGGGCGCGTTCATGGGATTCCCTGCCCTGGCCATCTCCTATGACGACTTCAATCACGAAGGACTCACTGGAGAACACGGCAGCTATGTCGCGAATCTGGTCGAGCGGCTGCCCCTGGACAACCTGCCGCACAAGTGCGTGCTCAACCTGAACTTCCCCAACCGCCCCGTGGCCGAGTGCAGGGAGCTCAGGATATGCCGGCACACCAGCGCCATGTGGGAGGACTGGTACGACCAGCGCCACGACCCCCGCGGCCGGCCGTATTACTGGCTCACCGGCGTGATTCCGCCGGAAAAGGTCTCGGCCGATACGGACCGCGCGCTGCTCACCGCCGGCCACGTCACGCTCACCCCGCTGCGGTTCGATTTCACGGACTACGATCTCATCCAGAGCCTGGGCGGTTCGCTGGAGTAACAGGCTGCTGGAAAAATCCTGGTTGCGATGATGGTTTTTTCAAGGCCCAGGGCAGGGCTCCCCGGGTAAACGACCCGGGCAGGGCCCTGGACAGGATCCTGCGCAGGGCGCGTCAAAGGCGGAGTCGTCCGGACCACAAGGGCCCGGTTCCAGTAAGGAGCCGGGCTTTTATGCGTTTTGCTTTCCGGACAGCTATCCGTCGGCATCTCGTCAAGAGGGCAGAGGCGGGTCTTTTCCGGGCAGGGGCGGGTACACCCGGAACCGGCCCGAACGCGCAAGTACACTGGTGTCCAGACGCTCAACAAGGAGAGACGCTATGGACGCCACATCCCAAGAACCCCCCCATGGTTTCACACAGGACGCCGTTGACCGCTTCGAAGAAGGAGCTGGTATGGCCGCGTTGCATGAGTGGGCCGAGCTCGACTGGAGCGACCTGCCCAATGGGCTGCAGGATATCAAAGAAGTGGTCGGACCCGGGGCCGCGTTCATCCTCGCCGAGGAGTACGGCGGCGGCGCCGTCTACGTTCCGTACCGCATCCGCGACAACCATCCGCTCGTCGAACTTATCGGCATGGACAAGGCTTTTCGGCTCGCAGAGGCGTTCGGCGGAGACAAACTGCACATCCCCAAGGTGGACGCCATCGAGCGACAGTTCCGGACCCGGCGCATCGTGAAGCTGCGGCAGGCTGGACGGACAGTCGCCTCCCTGGCCCGTGAGTTCAACCTCACTTGCCGTCGTGTGCGGCAGATATGCGCGTCGTAGGGAGCGGGCCATGGAGTTCTGGAAAGACATCGTCCACTTCGCGCCGTCGGAGTGGCCGGACGATCCGAGCCGAGTCGCCCCGGACCTTGTGCGCCTGATGGACGCCGTGCGCAGCGATGCCGGAGTGCCGATCCACATCCACGCAGCCTGGTCGCTCTCAGGGCATGGAGCCGGCTCCCTGCACGGCCAGGGCAGAGCGGTGGACTTCCACTTTGCCCCCGGCCTGGAGCCGGCGGCCGAGTTCGCGCTGCTCGCGGCGTTCGGTTTCGGCGGCATCGGACTGTATCCGGAGTGGCGGCCCCGTCACGGCTGGCATGTAGATCTGCGGTCGGGAAAGATACGCCTGTTCTGGGTGCGATCGGACGGCCGCTATCGCTACGGGCACGAAGCAGTGGGCCGGGCAATCACTGTCCTGACAGGAACCCATGCCACTTCAATGTGTCCATGAATCTGGACAGAACGAAGAAGGGAGGACGCATGCGCAATGCGGTCAATACTGCATCGTTTCCGGCTGATGTGTCTGCCGCCGATAGTGGCACGATCCGTGGAGCAATGCGCTTTGCCTGGCGCAGTTTCAGGTCCGTGGCGTCTGGTTCTGGCTGCCGGAAAACGGGTGGCGCCTGCCGGCGAAGCGTTTGGCCATGAGCGAGCGCGAACTGCGGGACCTCTGGGACGCGGTTGAGAGCCTGCGCGAGCAGCAGAGCGTGACGAATGCCCTGTTGGCGGAGATACGGACCATTCTGAACGAGCGGTGCGAGCACCGCGGAACGCGGCTGGCCGATCTCGAAAAGCAGGTGGATTCCATCCGCGCCCGCGTATGGTGGTTTTCCGGCGCCACGGGCGCGCTCACATACGTGTTCACCAAGATCATTCCGTTCAGCCTGGGAGATTGAACATGGCGCCGAAAACCGGCGGAACAACGAAATCGAAACGCACGGAAGCCGGCAGCGGGCGAGGCCGGCAGGGCAAGCTGACGCCGGAAGTCATCGAGATTCTGGGCG encodes the following:
- a CDS encoding class II fructose-bisphosphate aldolase, with the translated sequence MTESTTTLAAILQDAYTAGYAAPAFVIRSMEHGLSGIEAAASEGAPLVLVLNASDFPASSWKDVCTTLANSARAAYGEDFAFALALQGLDDSSLIPQASTAGFALCAAMDADAGAIRDAGMHALRGSPLDCLAQSSATAGDIFAFEPGHMPELGDLVRATSLLPNIPLALRPDADALAPGEPAEATFFPGREHPIRAAVRTGVCLVIFEADGAPTPQLVAEAARLTAAQGAARLMERSTQSLRES
- a CDS encoding hemolysin family protein; the encoded protein is MFALILSAGLAIIISGLCSIMEAALYSVPVSHVEHLRAGGRNSGRILQDLRNDIEKPISAILILNTVANTAGASIAGAAAVNYFGDAYTGIFAAFFTLSILICSEIVPKTIGVAYAKQIAPVMAKPLKYMVLALKPLIWTTGTITRLIRRPSASATATTENDIMAIVSLTRKAGILKAFEESTIRNILSLDTKVVGDIMTPRTVVFSLPTSTTAAQARNMPKFWNHSRIPVYENDDPEEVVGIVYRRSVLNALANQQDDITLDMLMRPVRFVLSSLTLDRLLLRFLESRLHLFVVLDEYGGVDGVVTLEDVLEEMLGKEIVDETDQVEDLRELARLQRQQLATEAAPRKETPEPRFRRLPGLGRGSRDKG
- the tmk gene encoding dTMP kinase, whose protein sequence is MFITFEGIEGSGKSSVIVHLAEVLMNKGFGVTTTREPGGSRLGRTLRQILLDISSTDLTSEAELFLYLADRAQHIHHVIRPALEDDLVVLCDRFADSTVVYQGYGRGLDPKKLHEFNDMAVRGLWPDLTLLFDLDPEVGLKRAFTRNVAEQKTASEGRFEAESLEFHSRVREGYLTWAAINKDRYRIVDAMQPLPDVCKAAERILLEELEKRGAPPQGSG
- a CDS encoding phosphoenolpyruvate carboxykinase (ATP) gives rise to the protein MASKSTYEFYKDDLKSIPPTRAMAETLICDPRVRTVSAAEAYELARRQTDVIQTDLPIYPPAASRLGLPEGATVLNNVHGRIVGRTAQARRFYNRMPAAERRKVLGDVREAFMALRERPLIKAHAVVGLDPDMMIKATIVAAEDDAMNVFNWLVNFTPYEELAEQYEASTVLPVPDIIVVGDNHWTVRDPYYHDEGGSQLALVDEDANVMFNFGMRYFGERKKGTLTLAWTSGMRLGWAACHGGIKEFDFSECDDAPKNIGKRSIAFFGLSGTGKSSHTNAVDNAGTLPAGSSKVVLHDDAFQIDSEEKVCRVWEPTLFDKTDSRPLGHPEWDYCISIMNHGLINADGKVLPMGQDLRNPNGRALFDRDLLGDYVNRCRFPDLVCWLTKDTTLPPILRFSNGELAVAMGASLMTRRNLAENVSEEELKKLVFIPFANPFRVYPLWKDVEAFLGVMDHGAQCYCFNSVGFWKHSDSDLNPIPLKTSLTLQTSILLDKLEWRDWDLLPGAQIPTAETVNAVLPGFAETYDPDSVDAREAYLTTLEDRFAQRRRFLEQSDLNEAPELLVRLVKALRITR
- a CDS encoding cytochrome c maturation protein CcmE, with translation MSERKSNTPVYLALALLLLGGLGFLVFTGLSEDSSYFLNVSEALAMEPEKLTSARLFGTVHPADIQMSQGKPGVAFILEDTDNPGQTIRVLYHGAVPDTFKAGAEVIVEGRMNVADHVFGAKTLMTKCPSKYEKENRDT
- a CDS encoding cysteine desulfurase family protein, which translates into the protein MRHLYFDYNATTLTHPEVRDMMLPYFSEKFGNPGCSHLPGMFAREAVAEARANVAALLNVEPEFVIFTSGATEANNLAILGTAGPFAPEDRPRRIALSAVEHPAVFAPATALERLGVKKFVIPVDSQGVLDLASLERVCATGGPGLLAVMLANNETGTLNPVQEAAAIAKEYGWFVHCDAAQAVGKIPVDVRDLGVDYLSVAGHKCYAPKGVGALIVASDEARRRIQPVTFGGGQEGGLRPGTENVPYMVALGAAAELAGRDVAAEAARQKALGLRFLAGLDDIGRAFMLFGRPMHHDARLPQTANVGFEGAAAGDILSGLVARDVAVSGGAACHAGQVRVSATLQAMNAPERYAAGAIRFSWGRFTQEADIDELLERLEETLGELG
- the gap gene encoding type I glyceraldehyde-3-phosphate dehydrogenase, giving the protein MSVKLGMNGFGRIGRYLTRLLADEPGIELAVINARSDNASLAHLLAYDSCHGRFPGVSHNDKGLVVNGRDIAVSRQPMGEYDWTPYGVDIVVETTGKVKDREGLAQHLEGGAKKSVISAPGKDVDISIVMGVNHSDYDPAKHHVISNASCTTNCLAPVAKVLDDEFGIVHGLMTTVHSYTMSQRILDGSHKDLRRARAAAVSMIPTTTGAAKAVTEVIPSLSGKLDGMAIRVPTPNVSLVDLTCELAKDVTAEEVNAALKAASEGPMQGNLGYSEEPLVSVDYMGSIYGGVVDALTTNVIDKRLCKLIIWYDNEAGFTNQLLRLLKMISKDL
- a CDS encoding 3'-5' exoribonuclease YhaM family protein, encoding MEASRKGEPVPTHTKRQFVRDLQSGDAVTDVFAIASARSGTAKNGPFWTLHLMDATGTVEAKIWSPLSQQFPSIDPGRLVLVEARAGTYRDSVQLSLDRLTFVEAVLGEDDLPEQTAEGEIALRVDFSEFMPSAPQKPEDMMHKLEELCRQNLHYPPWRRLMKKILNDPEIRHRFMYSPGAKAMHHAYLGGLLEHTLSVCGLCVKFADQYPHLDREILFAAAILHDLGKAWELSGGLANDYTDAGRLMGHIQIGLERIAPFLADSGLPDHLVLHLKHIILSHHGEYEYGSPKRPKTAEAFALHYADNMDAKMNQVANALAPLEEAAPQPENGDESPAEVTGWSAFQRGLDRFLFKARPTPGASIPVNREKTNKENQCSLPLKG